The genomic interval CGGCGGTGCGCGGTCTGGCCGCGGCCCGTGATGCCGCCGACCGGGCCGAGGCGGCGCTGACCGCGGCACGGGCGCAGCGGCAGACGGCGGCCGGGGCCTTGTCCGAGGCGCGCATGACGGAGGCCGCCGCCAGGGCCAGGGTTGAGGAGCGCCTGCAACAGGTGCCGGTGGAACTGCGGGCCGGCGGTGCGCTGGCCGCCGCGCTGGCGGCCGCCCGGCGCGAGGCCGACCGGCTGAAGGCCGACCTGGACGGTGCCCGCAAGGCCGCGGCCGAGGCCAACGAACGCAAGGCCGCCGCCGCCGCGCGCGACGATGCCACGCGCGAGGCGTTGGCACGGGCCCTCGCCGCGCGGGACGAGGCGTTGGAGGTCTTCAATGCGGCCTTGCCGGCCCAGGGCTTTGCCGACGCCGATGCCTACCGGCGGGCCGTGCGCGATCCGGCGGCCGTCCCGATCCTCGAAGCGGGTGTGGAGGGGTTCCGGCGGCGGGATGCGGCTTCGGCGGCGGCGCTGGACGGGGCGCGGGCGGCGGTGGCCGGACGGGAGCGCCCCGACATGGCCGCCCTCAGACTGGCCCATGCCGATGCCCAGCAGGCGGTCCAGGCCCGGCATGCCGAGGTGGTGCGGGCCGGCGAGCAACGCCGGCTGCTGGACCGGGCGGTGCAGGCGCTGGGGGAATTGGCTGCCGCGCGGGCCGACGGCGAGGCCGAATGGTCCACGGTTCAGCGGCTGGCGGACGTGGCGAACGGTGCCAACCCGCTGGGGCTGTCATTCCAGCGTTTCGTGCTGGGAGCGTTGCTGGACCAAGTCCTGGAATCGGCCAACCGCCGGCTCCAGGTGATGAGCCGCGGCCGCTACGGCCTGCGCCGGGCGGAGGAGGCGGAACGCGGGCGGCGCAAGGCTGGGCTCGACCTGGATGTGCTGGACAGCCACACCGACCGTCCGCGCTCGGTCCGCACCCTGTCGGGCGGCGAGGGCTTCCTGGCGGCCCTGTCGCTGGCTCTGGGGGTGGTGGATGTGGTCCAGGCCTATGCCGGTGGCATCCGCGTGGACACCCTGTTCATCGACGAAGGATTCGGCAGCCTGGATTCGGACGCGCTGGACTCGGCGCTACAGGCGCTCCTGGACCTGCAGTCCAGTGGACGCCTGGTGGGCGTCATCAGCCATGTCGGCGATCTGAAGGAGCGCATCGCCGCCCGGCTGGACGTGGCCAAGAGCCCGTCCGGCAGCCGCGCGGCGTTCCTGGTTCCCTGAGGGCCGCACCCGGGCAACGGTCGGGGGCGGCCGGGGCCCCCGTCAGGCGGTCTGGAAGTTCAGCAGCCTGTCCACGTCCACGACCACCAGCAGGCGGTCCTGCAGGCGGTAGATGCCGTTCGACACCTCGCGCCAGGTCAACTCCATGGTGGAGGGGTTGGCCTCGTAGTCGGTGGCCTTGAGGGTCATCACCTCGCCCACCTGATCGACCTGCAGGCTGTACAGGTCGCCATGGTGCTCGACGACCACGCTCATGGACGGTTTGCCGTCGTCGCGGGGCGGCAGGCCCAGCCGGCATCGGACGTCGATGGCGGTGACGATGCGGCCGCGCAGGTTGAGCGAACCGAGCACTTCCGGCGGGGCCAGCGGCACGCGGGTGATCTGCTGCGGTCCCAGGATGTCCTGCACCCGAAGCACGGGCAGGCCGAGGAGCTGGTCGCCGATCAAGACGGTGACGTAGTCGGCGGTGACATCCGCCGACGCCCTGCCGTCGCTCTTCCGAAGCTTGCCCTTGTCGCTTGTCGCGACCAGACGCCCGCTCATTCGCCCCTCCGTCCTCGTCCGGCCCTGGCCGGTCCTTTGGAGTAACTGAATCGGGGGTTGCGTTGCAAGTGGGGGTCGGTACACCACTGGAACGCCGCAACCGCCAATCACCCGTTTACGATCAACTCGCTGCAATTTCGTTAAAGGGCCCGTCCGTGCGGCAAGTCCGGGAGATGTGGGAGACAGCGCCCCACTGGCGGGGGGGGATCGGTGTACCGCCCGGGCACGGCCCGGTCCGATGGATCGGGTGCCCGTGTCCTATCTGCTTGTTCGGCAGGGCAAATCCTCCGCTCGGGCGGTTCCGCCCGGGCGGAATTTGCCCTAGGCTTCCCCCTGGATCGAACGAGGATCGAACATGTCGAAGCCAGCCCGTGCGGCGCTGCGCGGCGTCTATGCCGCCGCCGTGACACCGTTCACCGCCGACCTGGAGCCCGACCTTCCGGCCTTCGTCGCCCATTGCCGCTGGCTGCTGGACAATGGGTGCGACGGGTTGGCGCCATTGGGCACCACCGGCGAGGCCAGCTCCATGTCCACCGACCAGAAGCTCCGGCTTCTGGAAGCGCTGGTGCTCGCCGGGCTGCCGGTCGAGCGCATGATCGTGGGCACCGGCACGCCGGCCTTGGCCGAGACCGTCGTGCTGACCCGGCGGGCGCGCGCCATGGGGTTCGGCGGGGTGCTGGTCCTGCCGCCGTTCTATTACAAGAACCCGCCCGAGGACGGTCTCTATGCCTTCTTCAGCGAGGTGATCGAGCGCACCGGCGACGAGAACCTTTGCCTCTACCTCTATCATTTCCCGCAGATGTCGGGGGTGCCGATTACCCCGTCGCTGATCCGGCGCCTGCGCACCCGCTACCCGGACATTGTGGCCGGGCTGAAGGACAGTTCGGGCGACTGGTCCAACACGGCGGCGATCCTGGCGGAGAATCCGGGGTTCGGCGTGTTCTCGGGTTCGGAACAGTACCTGGCCGACAATTTGCAAGCGGGCGGGGCGGGTACCATTTCCGCCACCGTCAACGTCACGGCCCCCCATGCGGCGCGAGTGTTCGCGGGATGGCAGTCCGGCGATGTGGCCACAATCCAAGCCGAATTGACCGAAGCGCGCCTCGCCATCCAGAAGTTTCCACTGGTGGGCGCGCTCAAGGCCGTGAAGGCGGTCGCGACGGGCGACGGCTCGTGGAACCGCACCCTGCCGCCGTTGCGGCCGCTGCCCGAGGCCGATGCCCGTGCGTTGCTGGAGTCGTTGCGCGACCTGCCGGCGGCCCGGCGGGCATTGGCCCAGGCCTGAGGCGGAGTGTGTGCGGGCGGATCGTCCGGGCTCGTCGGTCGGTTCTGAACCCATCCTTGTCCCGTTCCCCGGCAGTTAGAGCGTGTCCATGAGCCCCGTCTTGTCGCCCGCTGGCGAATTCATCCTGACCAACGCCCGCGTGGTGCTGCACGACCGGGTGCTGCAGGGAACCGTGCATGTGGCCGGCGGCACGATCCGGGCGGTGGACGAGGGGGCGAGCCAGGTCCCGTGGGCGGTGGACCTGGAAGGCGACCTGCTGCTGCCGGGGCTGGTGGAGATCCACACCGACAATCTGGAACGGCACATGCAGCCGCGGCCGTCGGTCTATTGGCCGTCCAGCGTGGCGGCGGCCCTGGCCCATGATGCCCAGGTGGTCGCGGCCGGGATCACGACCGTGTGCGACGCCGTCGCGGTGGGCGAATACCGCGAGGGCGGGGCGCGTCGGCGCATGCTGCTGGATGCCGTGAACACGATCGCCGAGACGCGGACGCAAGGCCTGTTCCGGGCCGACCATCTTCTGCACCTCCGCTGCGAGGTGCCGGACGAAGGGGTGGTCGACCTGTTCGCGGCCATGGTGGACGATCCGCGCAACCGGTCGCTGATCCGTCTCGTGTCGCTGATGGACCACACCCCGGGCCAGCGCCAGTGGGCGGATCTGCGGACCTACCGCAGCTTCCACCGGTCCAAGAACTGGACCGACGCGGAATTCCAAACCCACCTGGACGAGCGGTTGGCCGCCCGCGCCCGCATCGCCGGCCCGAACCGCCGTGCGCTGCTGGACATGGCGAAATCCTGCGGCTTCGTGCTGGCCAGTCACGACGACACCACGCCCGAACATGTGGACGAGGCGGTTGCGGACGGCCTGACCATTTCCGAGTTTCCGACCACCCTCGCGGCGGCGGCCCATGCCCGCCGGCACGGGATGTCGGTCGTCATGGGGGCGCCCAACGTGGTGCGGGGCGGATCCCACTCCGGCAACGTCGCGGCGCTCGACCTGGCGGCCGCGGGATTGCTGGACGGGCTTTCGTCGGACTACGTGCCGGCGAGCCTGCTGCACGCCGCCTTCGTCCTGCACGACAGGGCCGGCATGCCGCTGCCCGCCGCGGTCGCCACGGTCAGCCGCCATCCCGCCGCCATGGTGGGGTTGGAC from Azospirillaceae bacterium carries:
- a CDS encoding chemotaxis protein CheW encodes the protein MSGRLVATSDKGKLRKSDGRASADVTADYVTVLIGDQLLGLPVLRVQDILGPQQITRVPLAPPEVLGSLNLRGRIVTAIDVRCRLGLPPRDDGKPSMSVVVEHHGDLYSLQVDQVGEVMTLKATDYEANPSTMELTWREVSNGIYRLQDRLLVVVDVDRLLNFQTA
- a CDS encoding dihydrodipicolinate synthase family protein, whose amino-acid sequence is MSKPARAALRGVYAAAVTPFTADLEPDLPAFVAHCRWLLDNGCDGLAPLGTTGEASSMSTDQKLRLLEALVLAGLPVERMIVGTGTPALAETVVLTRRARAMGFGGVLVLPPFYYKNPPEDGLYAFFSEVIERTGDENLCLYLYHFPQMSGVPITPSLIRRLRTRYPDIVAGLKDSSGDWSNTAAILAENPGFGVFSGSEQYLADNLQAGGAGTISATVNVTAPHAARVFAGWQSGDVATIQAELTEARLAIQKFPLVGALKAVKAVATGDGSWNRTLPPLRPLPEADARALLESLRDLPAARRALAQA
- a CDS encoding alpha-D-ribose 1-methylphosphonate 5-triphosphate diphosphatase encodes the protein MSPVLSPAGEFILTNARVVLHDRVLQGTVHVAGGTIRAVDEGASQVPWAVDLEGDLLLPGLVEIHTDNLERHMQPRPSVYWPSSVAAALAHDAQVVAAGITTVCDAVAVGEYREGGARRRMLLDAVNTIAETRTQGLFRADHLLHLRCEVPDEGVVDLFAAMVDDPRNRSLIRLVSLMDHTPGQRQWADLRTYRSFHRSKNWTDAEFQTHLDERLAARARIAGPNRRALLDMAKSCGFVLASHDDTTPEHVDEAVADGLTISEFPTTLAAAAHARRHGMSVVMGAPNVVRGGSHSGNVAALDLAAAGLLDGLSSDYVPASLLHAAFVLHDRAGMPLPAAVATVSRHPAAMVGLDDRGDVAAGRRADLVRVRLVGDLPVVRAVWREGVRVI